CATTAATAATTCATgtgactttacattttttgagaAAAGGGTCCCAAATTGCCTGTTTTGTCAGGCAAACAGTCCAAAGCCcaaatttattttatatattcacACAtaatacaaagaaaagcaggaaatcacACAACTGAAAATCTGGAACAAAGGGAACTTTTGTTATTTTCCCTAGAAAAATTACTTTTAACGATTAATCAACCATCAAAGTGGTTGCTGATGAATTTTCCATCagtcaactaatcaattaattgacattGTTTAAGCTCTGGTTTCTTTTGATAACTCttaaacaaatgagatttaTTTTGGATTAGTGATTGAAAGTAAAGGATAAAGCTtgcaggaaaaaacaacttaaaaaacacCATCAACTTGCACATATCGTAGAGGTGAGACAAAATAGAAAACTGAGCAGAATTGTAATGCCTATTACTTATGTCAGTAAAAGATCAAAGTCAACTTAAATGTTAGAATCAGTTGATATGTTTGGTATCAAGACTAGTAGAGTTATAATACAAAACCAAGCTGGAAAAGACTCCACATTTAGGCTGGAAGTGACATGATTTTCTATGACATTTCGAGCCTCTGCTCCTGGAGAGCTGTATCAGCCTCTTTAGATTTCCCTCCAGACTTCTTGGACTTCTTTTTCCTGAAGAAGTAGAAAGCATTTTAAGACAATTTAAGAAGAGTAATCATTAACTGTAAGTAATGctaattgtttattttcattgttgtcaGTCAGCACTCTTGATgtaaactaaaaatgaaaaaaagaaaagaaataaatctcTTACTTTGACTTAACGGTCAAGACAATCACAGTTGTGAAGATGGCGACAACGATGAGAGCCAGCAGAACTCCACAGATGATTGCTGTGTAAAATGACAGAAGTGTTACAGATGAGTAGGATTCATGTAAATCGATTAAACACTCAAAGAATTGTATGCAGACGatgtttaatgtgtaaaatctaGTTTGCTCTCAAacaaactcaaccaaaacaggaatCTGTTCGGTTTATAATgtcacttttaaaataaaaaagagttATATTGTATAATAAAGACTGTTTGAGTTCATTGTGTCTTTACTGACCAATAGGAGTGTCTGGCTCGTCGTCCTCGATTTCATCGCCCACAGGATCATCTTagaaccaaaacaatgaccATTAATACCATATTTAATGCATCATTACTGACTCTGATTAGTTTAAGAACATGCATTCAGATTTTGATATATTAACATATATAATTAACAGCAACTGTGTACATAAGGGAAACATTTGTGCTCACCTTGGATGCCATCACAGGTCTTGTTGCAGATTTCAGAGCTGAGAAACCTGTTCCCGTTTCCGATGCATCCAGACCAAAGGAATTTCTTGCATTTCTTATGAACTGAATGATAGTAGTATCTCAAGTACTTGCCACCGCATGAACCTTCGGCCTTTGGGTAGTGGCAAGCTTCACTGGctgtgaagggaaaaaaatcatcatcatcatcgtcatcatcatcattaaaggTAGTCATGgcagtttttgcattttattaatGATACTAAAAAGTTGCTGTTTCATACAAACTGCTCAGCTATTGACACAGCAGAGTATTAGATGATAAAACATAATCAGGCCATATTTTTTCACACTTCCATCTGTCATAAGTAGTGCTGCTctttcaccacttggtggcgtATTGCTAATACTCAATGCTCACATGTCTTTCTTGCagcatgtgaaaaaaatgaaaaagtaaaactCATCGTTATTTGGGTTATGCTATTGACACACAGTAGCAGTGGCATTGATAACAGCTACATTTTGTGGTCATATAATGGAGGGATCCCTGCTTAAAAATCAGATTGAGACAGATCTCAAGAAGgcccctctcgctctctctcagtTACAGGCGGCTTTGTGATGATTTGCCGGTTCCCTTTCATTGTCCTTTAGGCCATAAAACTCTACCTCGTTAGCCAGTTCATGTTCCAAAGTCctcaacaaacagacaggaggaaGGATCGTTTTTTCAAAGACTGGGTTCATCTACATTTAGGTGgtttttgaagacattttgcacatttcaAACAGTTTCAAACAAATGACTGATTGCATTAATCCCTTGTCATTATAAATTCATAACATCATCTTACCATCCGTGGGGTAGATAGTTTCTGCGTTGGCAGAGCAGTTTCTTATGCactctctttcattttcaaaacgGTTGGCATTTCCTCCTTCGCCTTTGTATATGAATGGTTGGCACTGATCTTGTTGGGCATCGTAATACAGGGCAAACATAAACTGGATGCCCTGACCTTCGTCTGAGGGCAAGCTGCAGAATTCTGTtggatgatttaaaaaaaaaagtcagttttattagttttattagCAAAAGTTGTCGCTCTGTTTTTCAAGCAGTTACACAGTGTTTTGGTCAGAGGTACTACTGGCTATGGAGCACAATGGCAAGATGGCACAGTTACTGTATGGAAGGTGTTTCAGTAGAAACCATCAACCTGTGACtacacatttaatgtttaactAACCTCATCACCAGAGACCCACTCCCTGTTTTTTATGACAGCAATAAAAAGTATCATTTATGGTACATTTTCAGTCCTCCCGCCCTTCATAGATTTCACAGAGGGGAAGCGGTTTCAAAGGTTCTTTAAAGAACAGACTTTTCACACAAAATGCACTTGATTTTGGAGGGAAACCAACCAACTTCCTCACTAGATGCTCAAATTGTGGCTCTCCTCAATCATTTGCACAGGTGCCAGGTGAGATGAGGTCACCAGTTGACATAGTTTCAGTTTATCTCGCTCAGGCTCAGACAGAAATGATCTCAGTGTTTAAATGTTCGGAATTATAGAGGAAGGAAATGTCCAGTCAGCTTAGCACGTCGTTAACAGTATGTAAATAACATTTCCAGGAGATTAAACGTATAGTAGGCTAAAGActgtcttttccttttggtCACGGCTAAAGACAATTATTGTTGGCTTTAGTTTCAAGTCACAGCATGAACATGAAGTTAGTGAAAAGGTAAATTACAATTTAATCCTGCTGAGACTGTATAATGAACTGAAactttctttcacattttttttcttttgatttctgattgaaatgaattatttttttctccccttaaTGCAAGAAAATTCGCAGACGTCACTCTTAAACTGTATCTGAGTCAGCCTGCAGTTTATCAAGTCCCGCCATGTGACCGCCATATTGCTTTGAAACGACCAAAGGTAAAACTTTCAgcaaaaaattaaacattacatttgaaTGGAAAAGACTGGCGGTCAAATACAACAAATGTACGTAACATTAAAGCAATATTTTCTGCACTTAGCTTGGAAAACAGTTAACAAGGCGAGCACTTCATAGTTATTCACCAAAGATGAGCCCGTATGCTAAAAGCTGGGCCTATTCCGAAAAGTAAACCTGATGTTGTGTTACGGTTTTAAATTAACAgcgataaaaaaaacagaaaacagtttgataTACCTGGAATAACTGACTGGCTGACGTGGAACGCGACAAAAGCAATCCCCAGAAACAACAGGTGCTTCATcttgctgcttgtctttgtgCTGTCTTCCCCGGACTGAGTGACGGTTGTAAACTACAGTGGGAGTGGGTTGTCATCACACTGACCTTTGGACCGAGATTTACCTAATGGTGACACCTTCGATCGAAACAAAAGTTAACGGAAGTGATAGTTATCTGCCTCTTTATACTACTTGTATTTTATGTAACAGGTCATCAGTTTTTAAATTAGGGCGTCACCACAGTTGAAACCAGCTCCAAACACAGCGACCTACATGTAACAGTGTGTGATAGTATTGGGTGTAATATATGCAACACCTCCATATTTGTGTGTTAGTTTTCATTCAGGGAACATTCAGGCTCCATGTAGACTGAGGCGTGGGTCAGTTACACTTCATATTGGTTATTTTTGTCGTTTTATGCTCCACGTTGACAGCTTATGCATAAAAACTGATATTACCTGAAGCAATGACTGTGGACGCAGCCCAGCCCTTTAGAGAGGGCTTGATTAGAGAGCTATTTTAGTAAGTTCAGATCCCTCTGTCAGCAACTTAACCTGAGAGTTACTCGATCTTATTTTGTCTTTCTGGCTGAAATGCTCACATCAGCTCTTCTCAAACTTTCATCTTTAGTGTGTGATAGTCTAATCCTCTTCATGAGCCCAggtgaaaggaaaaacagactccataaacagtttgtcattttgttaTGTCCTCAAAGAGTATGAAGATAGATAAAGTGATATTAATTTGTGTCTGATTTGTGTTGTTCGTTTACTCCTTCAGCTGATGAATGtcaaacactgcacacacatcagTGCAAAAACTCTTACCAACTGTACCTCTGGtcaaaaatatctcattacactTCTTGGTTTGGTTTATTTACTAATTAAACTGCTgttaactagttagctcagttagccgtgcagctagctgaCCTGTTAGCTGACTCGAGTCTACAGCCCACCTCCAGAGGCCTGAGCTGTACTACCGGACCATCCTGTCTTGAGGTGCAAAGTGTATTAGGTGACAATAAAAAGCTTGGCTGgctggttaacatgctaacgACTGCATTACTACATTATTTCTACACAttgtgttgattattttcaaatgattttaacaaaaaaagtcctacatattgaacctttaatGTAAGACGTCACCTAGAAGGTAGGATTTCAGTAGATAAATGGGACTTTTGGGGCATTTTTGACCATTTTTACTTGTTATAttggaaggttttttttaacctatCGCAGCAAGAAACACCAATTAACACTTATTTATGTATTCTTCATTAATTGTTATCCTGCTTATTTTTTTCTATGTCATTCTGTGTCAAACATCCAAATCAAGTCACTGTTAAGCGAAGGAGACCTTTGAGTGGAGATgggctttaaaggtgcactatgtagctttggaAAATAAATCCCAACCCAGAAAGTtcatatttacaacattaacacaacattaaTAAGGTAACACTTCAAACTCATtagtaactgaataaacaagtcgTCCCCGAGGGAAATCAGGTCTCCAGAACAAAGGTTGACGCTAGAAATGTATAGCTGGCTACTTACAAGGGTCCTGCAAATATAAAGGAAGTAAAACCataagaaattattttatttatctttttgtcCCATAATCTGAACTTTGATGTGGCCAGTGGACACCAGAGCAATGACACAACCTTTCACCTGTACACAGGTGGGACAAAGGGAAACCCCATTTACCAAATGTTGCTTCCAGAGTTTCCACAGTCCTCACATTCACCTGTGAGTACTTGCTCAGCCTTTCTGTCTCCTGGTCCTTCAGCGTCACACAACCTGAAGGGTCCGACACGTGCGCGGCGCTCAGCAGTTCCCGCATCCTTCGCCCGCCCTAAAATGAGTGAGTGCGCTCTGATGCGGTCTCCGCTGTTGAGCTGTCACTCTCCGGTGACCAGATGACTTTGGAGGCTGGTTTTGTTGTTGCTCTGACGTCAGTGCGAGCTACAATGAAGCTGACAACATGGATATAAAAGCCGGTTTGAAGGCTGGCGCTCCGGTGCGCCaaagcttcttcttctccttcttcttcttcgtcttcttctctACTCCGGGTTAACTTCAGGCTCACCACGCCGAGGGAGGGCTGAGGGGATCAAGATGCACTTTCTGAGCTTCACACCCATCGTGCTTCTACAGCTGACTTTCCTCGCTGTGCTGCATGGTAAGATCTTTGATGAGTGCCAGAAGTATTCTGTCAGGATTAGATAGTTTGGATACTCTCAGAATGAAGAAGTAGAAGACAATATTTGTGCTACAGGAGGATATATGGAGCATTTAGCACATGCAAGTTATGCAGAAATGATGCTTCATGACAGGTGTGTCCATCCAACTGCACGTGGAGTCAGGctgatatgaaatatgttttggactcattgttttctattttttttttctttattagtgAAATGTGTATGTTAGATTATTATAAaaagttacacacaaattattgatattattattaataaaatactgtaataataataataatagtaatgataacattattgtctttctgtttcAGGTGCCAAATGGACATACATTGGTAAGTTTGATCATATTTATCTCACAGTTTGTCTATGTCAATCATAACAGGGGTGCATAAACAGCCCAAGTGCACTAAAGTATGTCTTCATCACAGTGTTAGAGCGCAATATGATGCAGCTCTCTGACAGAAAAATAGCCTAGTCAGAgaagatgttgttgttgttgtccccCTCAAGACAAGATA
This sequence is a window from Pagrus major chromosome 8, Pma_NU_1.0. Protein-coding genes within it:
- the LOC141000901 gene encoding tissue factor pathway inhibitor translates to MRELLSAAHVSDPSGCVTLKDQETERLSKYSQVNVRTVETLEATFGKWGFPLSHLCTEFCSLPSDEGQGIQFMFALYYDAQQDQCQPFIYKGEGGNANRFENERECIRNCSANAETIYPTDASEACHYPKAEGSCGGKYLRYYYHSVHKKCKKFLWSGCIGNGNRFLSSEICNKTCDGIQDDPVGDEIEDDEPDTPIAIICGVLLALIVVAIFTTVIVLTVKSKKKKSKKSGGKSKEADTALQEQRLEMS